A portion of the Pedobacter cryoconitis genome contains these proteins:
- a CDS encoding helix-turn-helix domain-containing protein: MKTLGQKFKILRQKRGLNQKTMAELLKVSIPAYSKLETGITDPNFSRIHQIAKVHGLDIRQLLNTGEDDKSEVGEENERLKQKVMELETSVIRLQSKLIDLYDKEDLRAKPGQSK; the protein is encoded by the coding sequence ATGAAAACACTGGGACAGAAATTCAAAATTCTCCGTCAAAAAAGAGGCCTTAACCAAAAAACTATGGCCGAGTTATTAAAAGTATCTATTCCTGCTTATTCAAAATTGGAAACAGGCATTACTGATCCAAACTTCAGCAGGATTCATCAGATTGCAAAAGTACATGGCTTGGATATCAGACAACTATTGAATACAGGAGAGGATGATAAAAGCGAGGTAGGGGAAGAAAATGAACGCTTAAAGCAAAAAGTGATGGAACTTGAAACAAGTGTAATCCGTTTGCAGAGTAAGTTAATTGATCTTTATGATAAAGAAGATCTTCGTGCTAAACCGGGACAGTCTAAATAA
- a CDS encoding NAD-dependent epimerase/dehydratase family protein, with amino-acid sequence MKKRVLITGASGFVGYHLIAAAIASDLEVFAAVRPTSHIKHLQDFNIQYTHPDFSDIDSLQKELAEKQYSYIIHASGITKAKTQEEYNTVNAVYTQNLALAAIAADINLEKFIFVSSLAALGPLKDLAGLIEDNSPAHPVTNYGASKLLAEQYLAEIKGLPLLVIRPTAVYGPREKDIFILLQTINKGLEPHIGSFKQQISFIYVKDLARIIIEALFSAVTNKQYNVSDGGIYDRYALAEGVKKALQKKTWKFHLPVPAVAGLAAVMELIYKNSEDAPTLNKEKMNELTAINWACSIEGLQRDFGFKPVYNLEKGLVETVNWYKNNKWL; translated from the coding sequence ATGAAAAAGCGTGTATTGATAACTGGGGCAAGTGGTTTCGTTGGATACCATTTGATTGCTGCAGCCATTGCTTCTGATTTAGAAGTTTTCGCAGCAGTAAGGCCAACTAGTCATATTAAACATCTTCAGGATTTTAATATACAATATACGCACCCTGATTTCAGTGATATCGATTCACTTCAAAAAGAGTTAGCAGAAAAACAATACAGTTACATCATACATGCTTCTGGTATTACCAAAGCTAAAACTCAGGAAGAATACAATACTGTCAATGCAGTATATACTCAAAATCTTGCTTTAGCAGCCATTGCTGCAGATATCAACCTGGAGAAATTCATTTTTGTGAGCAGTCTTGCGGCGCTGGGGCCTTTAAAGGATCTGGCTGGCCTGATTGAAGACAATTCTCCTGCTCATCCTGTAACTAATTATGGCGCAAGCAAACTGTTGGCCGAACAATACCTGGCAGAAATCAAGGGATTACCACTGCTGGTTATACGCCCGACAGCAGTTTACGGGCCCAGGGAGAAAGATATTTTTATCTTACTACAAACTATAAATAAAGGACTGGAGCCGCATATCGGTAGTTTTAAACAGCAGATCAGTTTCATCTACGTGAAAGATCTTGCCAGAATTATTATAGAGGCGCTGTTCTCTGCTGTAACAAACAAACAGTATAATGTGTCTGATGGTGGTATCTATGACAGATACGCACTCGCAGAAGGGGTAAAGAAAGCATTGCAGAAAAAAACATGGAAGTTTCATCTTCCCGTTCCGGCAGTGGCCGGACTGGCAGCAGTTATGGAACTGATTTATAAAAATTCTGAGGATGCGCCTACACTGAATAAAGAAAAAATGAATGAACTGACGGCCATCAACTGGGCATGCAGTATTGAAGGACTCCAAAGAGATTTTGGGTTTAAACCTGTTTATAATCTGGAAAAAGGATTAGTAGAAACAGTAAATTGGTACAAGAATAATAAGTGGCTATAA
- a CDS encoding TetR/AcrR family transcriptional regulator, giving the protein MEKDEIVIEEILSGAKKLFGKHGLKKTTMEEIATAAGKGKSTLYYYFPSKIEIFEAVVEDEMKNVVKRIREAVNVSLTAKEKLKAYLQAQITSIIGFHSFREVLFDDVVDSMRMLICIKSRYEQIQIDMITEILLGGSQSGEFKEMTLERMNKISFVMVTVFRGLHFPLSIELSEQRTHEYFDEMIDMLITGIGKDALKKKTENN; this is encoded by the coding sequence ATGGAAAAGGATGAGATTGTAATAGAGGAGATATTATCAGGAGCAAAGAAACTATTCGGTAAACATGGGTTGAAAAAAACAACCATGGAAGAGATAGCAACTGCTGCTGGTAAAGGAAAGAGTACGCTCTATTATTATTTTCCAAGCAAAATTGAGATCTTCGAGGCCGTTGTTGAAGATGAAATGAAAAATGTAGTGAAGCGGATCCGCGAAGCTGTCAACGTTTCATTAACGGCCAAAGAAAAACTAAAAGCTTATTTACAAGCACAAATCACCTCTATAATAGGTTTTCATAGCTTTAGAGAGGTATTGTTTGATGATGTTGTTGATAGCATGAGAATGCTGATTTGTATCAAATCCAGGTATGAACAGATTCAGATTGATATGATTACGGAAATCCTCCTTGGAGGAAGCCAGTCTGGCGAATTTAAAGAAATGACACTGGAAAGAATGAATAAGATTTCTTTCGTCATGGTCACCGTTTTTCGTGGACTGCATTTCCCTTTATCCATAGAACTTTCTGAGCAGCGGACACATGAATATTTTGATGAAATGATCGATATGCTAATTACAGGGATAGGTAAGGATGCTTTAAAAAAGAAGACTGAGAATAATTAA
- the spt gene encoding serine palmitoyltransferase: MRKKLGDRIAAFKDANAIKEKGLYPYFRSIESAQDTEVIIEGKKVLMFGSNSYLGLTNHPKIKEAAKLAVDKYGTGCAGSRFLNGTLDIHLELERRLAAYVGKEAAVLFSTGFQVNLGVISCLLERNDYLILDEYDHASIIDGSRLSFSRTIKYAHNDMEDLRKKLSRLPEDSAKLIVADGIFSMEGDIVKLPEIVQLADEFGANIMMDDAHSLGVIGFNGSGVASHFNLTNDVDLIMGTFSKSFASLGGFIAGTEETIEYIKHRARSLMFSASMTPSAVASVIAALDIIESEPERIDKLWDNTNYAKKLLLNAGFDIGHTDSPIIPVYIRDNDKTFLITNILHRNGIFVNPVVSPAVPSDSSLIRFSLMATHTFAQIEEAVDKLYAAFKEVQLTPVKVSI, encoded by the coding sequence ATGCGTAAAAAATTGGGCGATAGGATTGCAGCATTTAAAGATGCAAATGCAATTAAGGAAAAAGGATTATATCCTTATTTCAGATCGATAGAGTCGGCACAAGACACTGAGGTCATCATTGAAGGAAAAAAAGTTTTGATGTTTGGATCAAATTCTTATCTGGGTTTAACTAATCATCCGAAGATTAAAGAAGCTGCAAAACTTGCTGTTGATAAATACGGAACTGGTTGTGCCGGATCAAGATTTTTGAACGGAACACTGGATATCCATTTAGAATTAGAAAGAAGACTTGCAGCTTATGTAGGTAAAGAGGCTGCGGTATTGTTCAGTACAGGGTTCCAGGTTAACCTTGGGGTGATTTCGTGCTTACTGGAAAGAAACGATTACCTGATCCTTGATGAATATGATCACGCTTCTATCATTGATGGTAGCCGTCTTTCATTTTCACGTACCATCAAATATGCACACAACGATATGGAAGACCTGCGTAAGAAATTAAGCAGATTACCGGAAGATTCAGCAAAACTGATCGTTGCAGATGGTATTTTTAGTATGGAGGGAGATATTGTTAAACTTCCGGAAATTGTACAGCTTGCCGATGAATTTGGAGCAAATATCATGATGGATGACGCGCACAGTTTAGGTGTTATCGGATTTAACGGTTCAGGAGTTGCTTCTCACTTTAATCTGACTAATGATGTAGATCTGATCATGGGTACTTTCAGTAAATCATTTGCTTCCTTAGGCGGGTTTATTGCAGGAACAGAGGAAACAATAGAATACATTAAACACAGAGCACGCTCATTGATGTTTAGTGCAAGTATGACTCCTTCGGCTGTAGCGAGTGTAATTGCAGCATTGGATATTATAGAGTCAGAACCAGAACGTATTGATAAACTTTGGGATAACACGAACTATGCAAAAAAACTACTTTTAAATGCGGGATTTGATATCGGTCATACTGATAGTCCAATCATACCTGTTTATATCAGGGATAATGATAAAACTTTCCTGATTACCAATATTCTGCACAGGAACGGGATATTTGTTAATCCTGTGGTTTCACCAGCTGTACCTTCAGATTCATCTCTGATCAGATTCTCTCTGATGGCTACACATACCTTTGCTCAGATTGAGGAAGCGGTAGACAAACTTTATGCTGCTTTTAAAGAGGTTCAGCTAACCCCGGTTAAGGTTAGTATCTAA